Genomic DNA from uncultured Methanospirillum sp.:
AAAAAAAGTAAATATGAAAGTAATCGATGGTCTTCTGGTTAGGATCAGAACGCTGGGTCAGGTTGTTTCAGAAGGCACCATCAAAAATGAAGGTAGTTATATCCCTTTGAGCCTTCTGATGAACTGGTAATCAGGTTTCGTAAAATCAGTACCCATTGTAATCTGCAATGGTCCCTGTCCACTATGTGAGCCTATCAGGTTTGGTCCTGTGTCGACCTCTGATGAAACCTCAGAACTTCCAATGGTCTCTCTTGGAGTCCCGATATACCCTGCTAATACAAATAAGGTAATGATCATCAGTCCGACAGCGATCTGGGAGGCCTGACTAAACCCTGCTCTTGAAAAACTTTCCTGTGATTTAGCAACATGGTGGGGCATAGCAGGTAGATAACAATACGAATAAATAAATATTTGCTGTGCAGTATTCGTCTCCGCAATTACAAGTTATTCGTAATGTATCATGTAAATTTAAATGATATGGATGCGCTTACATCGAATAATCAAATCATTTGAATAATATAAATTTTCAATTATTTTATCAAAAAGAAGATGTTATCTATCTTGAGTATGAATATAACCAAATATCTGGGGTTTCACTCTATGCCTAAAAAGTATTTTTTTGTATCGGGACTCAAGACATGAACGATCTCAGGATCAATGTTGTCAGATCTCACAAGATGACCCATGAGGATCATGGTGGATACTTTTCTCCCTTCATCTGGGAAGCCGCTGCCAGGGGAGGGGATGATTCGATAAAGAAACTGATTGACACGCAGATTCAGGCCTCTTCAGCATCTGTTGTCCTGATCGGCACCAACACCTATGATCAGCGATGGGTCAAATACGAGATATTCAGGAGTATGAGGAAAGGGAATAAACTCCTCGGGATTCACATCAATGGCATAGAAGGACGGGACGGCAGGGGTAAACCACTTGGCCCGAACCCATTCAGTTACCTGGGCTTTGCCTATAGTGCAGATGGTACCGAGTTCATCCCCCATGAATATCGTGATGAGGTCTGGACACCGTACACTGATATTCCTCCATACAAGGTGAAGCAGGTCCCTGAACAGCACCGGAACAAGATAATTACTCTCACCAAGATAGCAAAAACCTACAACTGGGTATCTGATAAAGGGGCTCTCAATTTTCCTCAATGGGTGGAATGAAGCAATCGTGCTGTGATCCCTTCCGACTCCGGATTCAATACGTACTGGGCATAAAATTTCTTAGCCCCCGTTGCTCGCATAAGATGAATACAAGGTAACGACCCGTTCGCACTCAACAGAAAAGTCACAGATAATTAGAAAAAAAATCACAAATTTGCAGGTCCGGCCGCTATTATTATTACTCTATATCGCGATTAAAAAATATGGAACGCTTAATCAGGGTAGTACTAGTGATGTCTCTGTTCATGTTCGTGATCCCCATGGGTCTTGCAGAATCTGCTGCAAATTCAACGGGCTCCACTGTTTCAGATGTCACCAAGATGACCCCTACCTTTAAAACTATTCCCGCGGTCAATGTTTCATTTGCAACAATCACTCCGGTATCTGTATCAATCGCTCCAAAAGCAGCAAACGTAACCTTTGCAACGATTGGACAGGCAGCAGTCGCACCAACTGCAACCGTAAAGGCAAACACTACCGAGGCTAAGGCAACCGTTACACCTGTAGCAACCGTAAAGGCAAACACTACTGAGGCTAAGGCAACTGTTACACCTGTTGCAACCGTAAAGGCAAACACTACCGAGACCAAGGCAAACACAACCCCTGTTGAGGCAAAAGTAACAATTACCCCAGCCCCTACAAAAGCAGTAAATGCAACTGCAACTCAGGCAGCAAATACAACCGCCGTCTCTAACGTAACTGCATCACTGAACTCAACTGCAAACAAGCAGTAAATTTTCTCCTTTTTTGTAGCCTGTCTTTGTCAGTTTCCTGTCTTAATATTAGTTGTATAATCTGCAACAATCCAGTTGTATATTATTTATCTGATACAGGTTGTCAGATTTTACCATTTGATTCACGTTCTATGGTGAGATGACATAGTAGAAAAACAGGCTCGCATTGTTATTTTGGGCGCAATAACCGGATTAATTGCTCTTTGTATTATCTACTCCTGTGTATGGGCTCAGGAAACGCCTTCAGATCAGGGACAGATCTCCGGGACTCAGGAAACCACCATTTCCGGGGCAGATCAGGCGGTAATAAATCTCCCGATGCCTGACCACTCTCAATCAATAACTCTTGATAATGCCCTTTCGGATCGCCGGTCGGTCAGAGAGTACCAGAATACCTCAATATCTGCACCGGAGATTTCGAACCTTCTCTGGGCTGCACAGGGGATCACTGACCCACAGACCGGGAACCGTTCGGCTCCATCTGGACAGAAGATATACCCAATTACTCTTCATGTGGCAATAAGCCGTGGCACTGACATCCCTCCCGGTGTCTATGCTTACCATGCCACAGAACACCAGCTTGTCAAGGAGTTGGATGCACCAGGAGAACAGAACCTGGTTGATGTACTCGGACAGAAGAGTGTGGCATCTGCCCCGGTCTGCATCGTCATGAGTGGGAACTATACTCCTTACCAGAAGTTCGGTAATGATATGGCGAACCAGAGTATGTACCTGGAAGCTGGACATATCGCACAAAATTTCCTGCTTGAACTTACATCTCTGCATCTCTCAGGTGTACCGTTATCAGGGTTTGATTCTGAAAAGGTGGGAACTGCCCTGGGTCTTGATGGTGACCACCCGGTACTTTATGGTATCGTATTTGGAAGATCCTCCTAATCAGGGTCCACATTCTATTTTTCGTGTGGCTTTTCTATACTCCTGTCCCTTGTTTTCTTTATTCACCAACCCCCTGCCCAAGGACCTCCCGCGCT
This window encodes:
- a CDS encoding SagB family peptide dehydrogenase, with the translated sequence MPDHSQSITLDNALSDRRSVREYQNTSISAPEISNLLWAAQGITDPQTGNRSAPSGQKIYPITLHVAISRGTDIPPGVYAYHATEHQLVKELDAPGEQNLVDVLGQKSVASAPVCIVMSGNYTPYQKFGNDMANQSMYLEAGHIAQNFLLELTSLHLSGVPLSGFDSEKVGTALGLDGDHPVLYGIVFGRSS
- a CDS encoding TIR domain-containing protein, yielding MNDLRINVVRSHKMTHEDHGGYFSPFIWEAAARGGDDSIKKLIDTQIQASSASVVLIGTNTYDQRWVKYEIFRSMRKGNKLLGIHINGIEGRDGRGKPLGPNPFSYLGFAYSADGTEFIPHEYRDEVWTPYTDIPPYKVKQVPEQHRNKIITLTKIAKTYNWVSDKGALNFPQWVE